The sequence CGAAGAATCGGGAGCGCCTCTTGGCCGGGGACATCGCCCAGGCCTTCTTTGCGCGCGTCCTGGCGCAGGCCCGGCAGCGCGGGCTGCTGTCCGACGAGCACTTCACCGTCGACGGCACCCTGATCGAGGCCTGGGCGAGTCTCAAGAGCTTCAAGCGGAAGGACGCGGCGGGCGGGCCGCCGCCCGACGACCCCGGCAATCCGACGGTGGACTTCCACGGCGAGCGGCGCAGCAACGTCACCCACGTCTCGACGACGGATCCGGACGCCCGGCTGACCAAGAAGGCGCGGGGCCACGAGGCCAAGCTCGCCTACCAGGGGCACGTCCTGATGGAAAATCGGCACGGCTTGGCGGTCGACGGCTGCGTGACCCGGGCGAGTGGCTACAGTGAGCGCGCCGCGGCCTTGGAGATGCTCGGCCACGTGGCGACCACCCACCGGGTGACGGTCGGCGCCGACAAAGGCTATGACACGCGGGACTTCGTCGAGGCCCTCCGGCTGCTCGCGGTGACGCCGCACGTTGCCCAGAACACGTCGACGCGGTCGAGTGCGATCGATCAGCGCACCACGCGCCACGCCGGCTACGAGCTGAGCCAATGGAAACGCAAGCGCGTGGAGGAGATCTTCGGGTGGCTCAAGACGGTCGGGCTGCTGCGCAAGACGCGCCATCGCGGCCGACGCCGCGTGAACTGGATGTTCGTCTTCGGGCTGGCCGTCTATAACCTGGTACGGATCCGCAACCTGGCCGAGGCCACCGGATGAGTGCCGGCGCGGCCCCGCGGGGTCCACACGGCTCGATGCCGCCGCAAACGCCGCCGGGGGACCTCCTCGGCAACACCTTGAGCCCAACGAATATGTCTCTTTCACCCGATTTTTCCGCATCCTGCTAGACGGTAGACCCGTGGCCCGGGACGGTCAAGCTCGAGTCGAACGGCATTGACACGGTTTCGCCGGTTTCACATACTGCCTGCACTCTACGCAGGTGATCGTCCGGCGCTCGGGGGC is a genomic window of Candidatus Methylomirabilota bacterium containing:
- a CDS encoding IS5 family transposase codes for the protein MRGDDHQQAAMWSYISPEQRVPADHPLRPIRRMVDAILADLSPEFATLYAPVGRPSIPPEKLLRALLLQVLYSTRSERLLMEQLDYNLLFRWFVGLNLDDPIWDATVFTKNRERLLAGDIAQAFFARVLAQARQRGLLSDEHFTVDGTLIEAWASLKSFKRKDAAGGPPPDDPGNPTVDFHGERRSNVTHVSTTDPDARLTKKARGHEAKLAYQGHVLMENRHGLAVDGCVTRASGYSERAAALEMLGHVATTHRVTVGADKGYDTRDFVEALRLLAVTPHVAQNTSTRSSAIDQRTTRHAGYELSQWKRKRVEEIFGWLKTVGLLRKTRHRGRRRVNWMFVFGLAVYNLVRIRNLAEATG